In one Cervus elaphus chromosome 9, mCerEla1.1, whole genome shotgun sequence genomic region, the following are encoded:
- the SH2D3A gene encoding SH2 domain-containing protein 3A isoform X2 produces MQVPQDGEDFVGQPWYHGPLSRQKAEDLLQQDGDFLVRASKSRGGHPVISCRWRGSALHFEVLRVALRPRPGRPTALFQLEDERFPSLPALVRSYVIGQRPLSQATGAVASRPVPRQGPIRRSFSEDILPDGPARTEPLRDRKRSDSQPAGLEHLWRPPEDLPGPGASTVPASGLPRTESASGTRSPAYSPWPVPGTPSWEHSSPPAIDRLPGHRRPGSDQGSAGRHGGRLWSGAAHTSPRASLEVGIAGETLALRLYRLETLALAGALAVLGCAGPLEERAGALRGLVELAVALRPGAVGDLPGLAAVMGALLMPQVSRLERTWRHLRRSHTEAALAFEQELKPLMRSLNEGAGPSDPGEVALPHVAPAARLLEGEELPGPLDESCERLLRTLHRARQTARDAPRFREAAARRLRGFRPNPELTEALTTGFLRRLLWGSRGAGAPWATRLEKFQRVLSVLSQRLEPDP; encoded by the exons ATGCAGGTGCCACAAGACGGAGAGGACTTTGTGGGCCAACCCTGGTACCATGGCCCCCTGTCCCGCCAG AAGGCCGAGGACCTTCTCCAGCAAGATGGTGACTTCTTAGTTCGTGCGTCCAAGTCCCGTGGGGGCCACCCTGTGATCTCCTGCCGCTGGCGGGGCTCAGCCCTGCACTTCGAGGTGCTCCGTGTGGCCCTGAGGCCCCGGCCAGGCCGGCCCACAGCTCTCTTTCAGCTAGAGGATGAGCGTTTCCCCAGCCTGCCTGCCCTGGTTCGCAGCTATGTGATTGGCCAGCGTCCACTGTCCCAAGCCACAGGGGCTGTGGCCTCCAGGCCAGTGCCGCGGCAAGGACCAATTCGACGCAGCTTTAGTGAGGACATCCTTCCAGACGGCCCGGCTCGCACAGAGCCGCTCAG GGATAGGAAGCGGAGTGATAGTCAGCCCGCAGGTTTGGAGCATCTGTGGCGGCCACCAGaagaccttcctggaccag GAGCCTCCACTGTACCTGCATCTGGCCTGCCTCGGACAG AATCGGCCTCTGGAACCCGAAGTCCTGCATACTCTCCGTGGCCTGTTCCTGGAACACCATCCTGGGAGCACAGCTCTCCACCTGCTATTGATAGACTGCCAG GCCACAGGCGTCCTGGGAGTGACCAAGGCTCAGCGGGGCGCCATGGGGGTCGCCTCTGGTCTGGAGCTGCTCACACTTCCCCACGGGCATCTCTTGAGGTTGGAATTGCTGGAGAG aCCCTTGCCCTCCGCCTCTACAGGCTCGAGACGCTGGCGTTGGCGGGGGCGCTGGCAGTGCTGGGCTGCGCAGGGCCGCTGGAAGAACGCGCGGGCGCCCTGAGGGGCCTGGTGGAGCTGGCCGTGGCGCTGCGGCCAGGGGCGGTGGGGGACCTGCCCGGACTGGCCGCGGTGATGGGCGCCTTGCTCATGCCCCAG GTGTCGCGTTTGGAACGCACGTGGCGCCACCTGAGAAGGAGCCACACGGAAGCTGCGCTGGCCTTTGAGCAGGAGCTGAAGCCGCTGATGCGATCGCTGAATGAGGGCGCCG GACCCAGCGATCCCGGCGAGGTGGCGCTGCCGCACGTGGCACCCGCGGCGCGCCTGCTGGAGGGTGAGGAACTCCCGGGGCCCTTGGACGAGAGCTGCGAGCGGCTGCTGCGCACCCTGCACCGGGCGCGTCAGACGGCCCGGGACGCGCCCAGATTCCGCGAGGCGGCGGCGCGGCGCCTGCGAG GATTCCGGCCCAACCCAGAGCTGACAGAGGCCCTGACCACTGGCTTCTTGAGGAGGTTGCTCTGGGGGAGCCGAGGGGCTGGGGCGCCATGGGCCACAAGACTCGAGAAGTTCCAACGCGTCCTCAGCGTCCTCTCGCAGCGCCTGGAGCCTGACCCTTGA
- the TRIP10 gene encoding cdc42-interacting protein 4 isoform X2 — translation MDWGTELWDQFEVLERHTQWGLDLLDRYVKFVKERTEVEQAYAKQLRSLVKKYMPKRPAKDDPESKFSQQQSFVQILQEVNDFAGQRELVAENLSVRVCLELAKYSQEMKQERKMHFQEGRRAQQQLESGFKQLENSKRKFERDCREAEKAAQTAERLDQDINATKADVEKAKQQAHLRSHMAEESKNEYAAQLQRFNRDQSHFYFSQMPQIFDKLQDMDERRATHLGAGYGLLSETELEVVPIIAKCLEGMKVAADAVNAKNDSQVLIELHKSGFARPGDVEFEDFSQPMNRVPSDSSLGTPSDGRPELRGTSRSRAKRWPFGKKNKTVVTEDFSHLPPEQQRKRLQQQLEERNRELQKEMDQREALKKMKDVYEKTPQMGDPASLEPRITETLNNIERLKLEVQKYEAWLAEAESRVLSNRGDTLGRHTRPPDPPASAPPDSSSNSNNGSQENKESSEEPPSEEGQDAPIYTEFDEEFEEEPASPIGHCVAIYHFEGSSEGTISMAEGEDLSLMEEDKGDGWTRVRRKQGGEGYVPTSYLRVMLN, via the exons ATGGATTGGGGCACCGAACTGTGG GATCAGTTTGAGGTACTCGAGCGGCACACGCAGTGGGGTCTGGACCTGTTGGACAGATACGTGAAGTTCGTGAAAGAGAGGACAGAGGTGGAGCAGGCTTATGCAAAGCAGCTGCG GAGCCTGGTGAAAAAATACATGCCCAAAAGACCTGCCAAAGATGACCCTGAATCCAA gttCAGCCAGCAACAGTCCTTTGTGCAGATTCTGCAGGAGGTGAATGATTTTGCTGGCCAGCGGGAGCTGGTGGCCGAGAACCTCAGCGTGCGTGTATGTCTGGAGCTGGCCAAGTACTCGCAAGAgatgaaacaggagagaaagatG CACTTCCAAGAAGGTCGTCGGGCCCAGCAGCAGCTGGAAAGTGGCTTCAAGCAGCTGGAGAAT AGTAAACGTAAATTTGAACGGGACTGCCGGGAGGCTGAGAAGGCAGCCCAGACCGCTGAGAGGCTTGACCAGGATATCAACGCCACCAAGGCTGATGTGGAGAAG gccaaacaacaagCCCACCTTCGGAGTCACATGgcagaagaaagcaaaaatgagTATGCAGCCCAACTACAGCGCTTCAACCGTGACCAGTCTCACTTCTATTTTTCCCAGATGCCTCAGATATTTGAT AAGCTGCAGGACATGGACGAGCGGCGGGCCACCCACCTGGGGGCTGGTTACGGGCTCCTTTCAGAGACTGAGCTGGAAGTGGTGCCCATCATCGCCAAGTGTTTGGAGGGCATGAAGGTGGCCGCAGATGCTGTGAATGCCAAGAAC GATTCCCAGGTCCTAATTGAGCTGCACAAGTCAGGCTTTGCCCGTCCGGGTGACGTGGAATTCGAAGACTTTAGCCAGCCCATGAACCGAGTGCCCTCCGACAGCAGCCTGGGTACCCCCTCCGATGGACGGCCAGAGCTCCGAGGCACGAGCCGCAGCCGGGCTAAGCGCTGGCCATTCGGCAAGAAGAACAAG ACAGTGGTGACTGAGGATTTCAGCCACTTGCCCCCGGAGCAGCAGAGAAAGCGACTGCAGCAGCAGCTGGAAGAACGGAACCGTGAACTACAGAAGGAGATGGACCAGAG GGAGGCCCTGAAGAAAATGAAGGATGTGTATGAAAAGACACCCCAGATGGGAGACCCAGCCAGCTTGGAACCCCGGATCACGGAAACCCTGAACAACATTGAACGGCTGAAACTGGAAGTACAGAAGTATGAG GCTTGGCTGGCAGAAGCTGAGAGCCGGGTCCTAAGCAACCGGGGAGACACCCTGGGCCGGCACACCCGGCCTCCAGACCCCCCAGCCAGCGCGCCGCCGGACAGCAGCAGTAACAGCAACAATGGATCGCAAGAGAACAAGGAGAG CTCTGAAGAGCCCCCCTCTGAGGAGGGTCAGGACGCCCCCATCTACACGGAGTTTGATGAGGAATTTGAGGAGGAGCCCGCCTCCCCCATCGGTCACTGTGTGGCCATCTACCACTTTGAAG GGTCCAGCGAGGGCACCATCTCCATGGCTGAGGGCGAGGACCTCAGTCTCATGGAAGAGGACAAAGGCGATGGGTGGACCCGAGTCAGGCGGAAACAGGGAGGTGAGGGCTATGTGCCCACCTCTTACCTCCGCGTCATGCTCAACTGA
- the SH2D3A gene encoding SH2 domain-containing protein 3A isoform X1, translating to MQVPQDGEDFVGQPWYHGPLSRQKAEDLLQQDGDFLVRASKSRGGHPVISCRWRGSALHFEVLRVALRPRPGRPTALFQLEDERFPSLPALVRSYVIGQRPLSQATGAVASRPVPRQGPIRRSFSEDILPDGPARTEPLRDRKRSDSQPAGLEHLWRPPEDLPGPGASTVPASGLPRTGSDPVILKTPVPLGSVADSLRASDGQLHAKAPTKPPRTPSLLLPDASGRPPTYCELVPRVLRVQGPPPGHSCPESEVPWWEAEEEKEEDRCFARPQAEVSFCLPDTPSCLLGSQNRPLEPEVLHTLRGLFLEHHPGSTALHLLLIDCQATGVLGVTKAQRGAMGVASGLELLTLPHGHLLRLELLERLETLALAGALAVLGCAGPLEERAGALRGLVELAVALRPGAVGDLPGLAAVMGALLMPQVSRLERTWRHLRRSHTEAALAFEQELKPLMRSLNEGAGPSDPGEVALPHVAPAARLLEGEELPGPLDESCERLLRTLHRARQTARDAPRFREAAARRLRGFRPNPELTEALTTGFLRRLLWGSRGAGAPWATRLEKFQRVLSVLSQRLEPDP from the exons ATGCAGGTGCCACAAGACGGAGAGGACTTTGTGGGCCAACCCTGGTACCATGGCCCCCTGTCCCGCCAG AAGGCCGAGGACCTTCTCCAGCAAGATGGTGACTTCTTAGTTCGTGCGTCCAAGTCCCGTGGGGGCCACCCTGTGATCTCCTGCCGCTGGCGGGGCTCAGCCCTGCACTTCGAGGTGCTCCGTGTGGCCCTGAGGCCCCGGCCAGGCCGGCCCACAGCTCTCTTTCAGCTAGAGGATGAGCGTTTCCCCAGCCTGCCTGCCCTGGTTCGCAGCTATGTGATTGGCCAGCGTCCACTGTCCCAAGCCACAGGGGCTGTGGCCTCCAGGCCAGTGCCGCGGCAAGGACCAATTCGACGCAGCTTTAGTGAGGACATCCTTCCAGACGGCCCGGCTCGCACAGAGCCGCTCAG GGATAGGAAGCGGAGTGATAGTCAGCCCGCAGGTTTGGAGCATCTGTGGCGGCCACCAGaagaccttcctggaccag GAGCCTCCACTGTACCTGCATCTGGCCTGCCTCGGACAGGTAGTGACCCCGTGATACTAAAGACCCCAGTTCCCTTAGGGTCTGTTGCTGACAGTCTCAGGGCCTCTGATGGGCAGCTTCATGCCAAGGCCCCAACCAAGCCACCTCGAACACCCTCATTGCTGCTGCCTGATGCCTCTGGACGCCCCCCGACATACTGTGAGCTGGTGCCCCGAGTGCTCAGGGTCCAAGGACCGCCCCCTGGCCACAGCTGCCCAGAGTCAGAGGTGCCCTGGTGGGAAgccgaggaggagaaagaggaggacagATGTTTTGCAAGACCACAGGCTGAGGTCTCCTTCTGTCTCCCTGACACCCCCTCCTGCCTGCTGGGGTCCCAGAATCGGCCTCTGGAACCCGAAGTCCTGCATACTCTCCGTGGCCTGTTCCTGGAACACCATCCTGGGAGCACAGCTCTCCACCTGCTATTGATAGACTGCCAG GCCACAGGCGTCCTGGGAGTGACCAAGGCTCAGCGGGGCGCCATGGGGGTCGCCTCTGGTCTGGAGCTGCTCACACTTCCCCACGGGCATCTCTTGAGGTTGGAATTGCTGGAGAG GCTCGAGACGCTGGCGTTGGCGGGGGCGCTGGCAGTGCTGGGCTGCGCAGGGCCGCTGGAAGAACGCGCGGGCGCCCTGAGGGGCCTGGTGGAGCTGGCCGTGGCGCTGCGGCCAGGGGCGGTGGGGGACCTGCCCGGACTGGCCGCGGTGATGGGCGCCTTGCTCATGCCCCAG GTGTCGCGTTTGGAACGCACGTGGCGCCACCTGAGAAGGAGCCACACGGAAGCTGCGCTGGCCTTTGAGCAGGAGCTGAAGCCGCTGATGCGATCGCTGAATGAGGGCGCCG GACCCAGCGATCCCGGCGAGGTGGCGCTGCCGCACGTGGCACCCGCGGCGCGCCTGCTGGAGGGTGAGGAACTCCCGGGGCCCTTGGACGAGAGCTGCGAGCGGCTGCTGCGCACCCTGCACCGGGCGCGTCAGACGGCCCGGGACGCGCCCAGATTCCGCGAGGCGGCGGCGCGGCGCCTGCGAG GATTCCGGCCCAACCCAGAGCTGACAGAGGCCCTGACCACTGGCTTCTTGAGGAGGTTGCTCTGGGGGAGCCGAGGGGCTGGGGCGCCATGGGCCACAAGACTCGAGAAGTTCCAACGCGTCCTCAGCGTCCTCTCGCAGCGCCTGGAGCCTGACCCTTGA
- the TRIP10 gene encoding cdc42-interacting protein 4 isoform X1 has protein sequence MDWGTELWDQFEVLERHTQWGLDLLDRYVKFVKERTEVEQAYAKQLRSLVKKYMPKRPAKDDPESKFSQQQSFVQILQEVNDFAGQRELVAENLSVRVCLELAKYSQEMKQERKMHFQEGRRAQQQLESGFKQLENSKRKFERDCREAEKAAQTAERLDQDINATKADVEKAKQQAHLRSHMAEESKNEYAAQLQRFNRDQSHFYFSQMPQIFDKLQDMDERRATHLGAGYGLLSETELEVVPIIAKCLEGMKVAADAVNAKNDSQVLIELHKSGFARPGDVEFEDFSQPMNRVPSDSSLGTPSDGRPELRGTSRSRAKRWPFGKKNKPCPPPLSPLGGPLPSALPNGPPSPRSGLDPLAILSEISKSVKPRLASFRSLRGSRGTVVTEDFSHLPPEQQRKRLQQQLEERNRELQKEMDQREALKKMKDVYEKTPQMGDPASLEPRITETLNNIERLKLEVQKYEAWLAEAESRVLSNRGDTLGRHTRPPDPPASAPPDSSSNSNNGSQENKESSEEPPSEEGQDAPIYTEFDEEFEEEPASPIGHCVAIYHFEGSSEGTISMAEGEDLSLMEEDKGDGWTRVRRKQGGEGYVPTSYLRVMLN, from the exons ATGGATTGGGGCACCGAACTGTGG GATCAGTTTGAGGTACTCGAGCGGCACACGCAGTGGGGTCTGGACCTGTTGGACAGATACGTGAAGTTCGTGAAAGAGAGGACAGAGGTGGAGCAGGCTTATGCAAAGCAGCTGCG GAGCCTGGTGAAAAAATACATGCCCAAAAGACCTGCCAAAGATGACCCTGAATCCAA gttCAGCCAGCAACAGTCCTTTGTGCAGATTCTGCAGGAGGTGAATGATTTTGCTGGCCAGCGGGAGCTGGTGGCCGAGAACCTCAGCGTGCGTGTATGTCTGGAGCTGGCCAAGTACTCGCAAGAgatgaaacaggagagaaagatG CACTTCCAAGAAGGTCGTCGGGCCCAGCAGCAGCTGGAAAGTGGCTTCAAGCAGCTGGAGAAT AGTAAACGTAAATTTGAACGGGACTGCCGGGAGGCTGAGAAGGCAGCCCAGACCGCTGAGAGGCTTGACCAGGATATCAACGCCACCAAGGCTGATGTGGAGAAG gccaaacaacaagCCCACCTTCGGAGTCACATGgcagaagaaagcaaaaatgagTATGCAGCCCAACTACAGCGCTTCAACCGTGACCAGTCTCACTTCTATTTTTCCCAGATGCCTCAGATATTTGAT AAGCTGCAGGACATGGACGAGCGGCGGGCCACCCACCTGGGGGCTGGTTACGGGCTCCTTTCAGAGACTGAGCTGGAAGTGGTGCCCATCATCGCCAAGTGTTTGGAGGGCATGAAGGTGGCCGCAGATGCTGTGAATGCCAAGAAC GATTCCCAGGTCCTAATTGAGCTGCACAAGTCAGGCTTTGCCCGTCCGGGTGACGTGGAATTCGAAGACTTTAGCCAGCCCATGAACCGAGTGCCCTCCGACAGCAGCCTGGGTACCCCCTCCGATGGACGGCCAGAGCTCCGAGGCACGAGCCGCAGCCGGGCTAAGCGCTGGCCATTCGGCAAGAAGAACAAG CCGTgccccccacctctctccccccTGGGGGGCCCCCTGCCCTCGGCATTACCTAATGGACCCCCGTCCCCCCGCTCCGGCCTCGACCCCTTGGCCATACTGAGCGAGATCAGTAAGTCGGTCAAACCGCGGCTAGCATCCTTCCGCAGCCTTCGAGGCAGCCGTGGG ACAGTGGTGACTGAGGATTTCAGCCACTTGCCCCCGGAGCAGCAGAGAAAGCGACTGCAGCAGCAGCTGGAAGAACGGAACCGTGAACTACAGAAGGAGATGGACCAGAG GGAGGCCCTGAAGAAAATGAAGGATGTGTATGAAAAGACACCCCAGATGGGAGACCCAGCCAGCTTGGAACCCCGGATCACGGAAACCCTGAACAACATTGAACGGCTGAAACTGGAAGTACAGAAGTATGAG GCTTGGCTGGCAGAAGCTGAGAGCCGGGTCCTAAGCAACCGGGGAGACACCCTGGGCCGGCACACCCGGCCTCCAGACCCCCCAGCCAGCGCGCCGCCGGACAGCAGCAGTAACAGCAACAATGGATCGCAAGAGAACAAGGAGAG CTCTGAAGAGCCCCCCTCTGAGGAGGGTCAGGACGCCCCCATCTACACGGAGTTTGATGAGGAATTTGAGGAGGAGCCCGCCTCCCCCATCGGTCACTGTGTGGCCATCTACCACTTTGAAG GGTCCAGCGAGGGCACCATCTCCATGGCTGAGGGCGAGGACCTCAGTCTCATGGAAGAGGACAAAGGCGATGGGTGGACCCGAGTCAGGCGGAAACAGGGAGGTGAGGGCTATGTGCCCACCTCTTACCTCCGCGTCATGCTCAACTGA